One region of Haloprofundus salilacus genomic DNA includes:
- a CDS encoding tRNA pseudouridine(54/55) synthase Pus10, with amino-acid sequence MGILDDARALTEGGPICNACLGRAFADRSYGLTNGERGRSLRVAAALEDDEEPEDVDPADCWVCEGLCERFDEWAERATATVDGGNGDEPVEFETYQVGTRAPPLVEENEALLREMAGLPEDAGEPFKSEFNREVGKRVGRLTDTAVDFQRPDVQFILDVESDTVETEVNSAFVYGRYRKLVRDIPQTEWPCRECDGSGRQGRQTCDRCGGSGYLYEDSVEGLSSPVVLDVMDGVESLFHGAGREDVDALMLGTGRPFVIEIKEPRRRDVDVERLEGDINAFADGKVEVEGLRLAEHDMVERVKSLDASKIYRAEVEFDADVSEATLSEAVEELTGATVEQYTPQRVDHRRANLTRTRHVYDATAERVDERHATVEVHGEGGLYIKELVSGDDGRTEPSLAGVLGVSAVVTALDVLAVEGEDEPFEREEFFR; translated from the coding sequence ATGGGAATTCTCGACGACGCGCGCGCGTTGACCGAGGGCGGGCCGATCTGCAACGCCTGTCTGGGCCGGGCGTTCGCCGACCGGAGCTACGGACTGACCAACGGCGAGCGCGGTCGGTCGCTCCGCGTTGCCGCGGCGTTGGAGGACGACGAGGAGCCGGAAGACGTCGACCCCGCCGACTGCTGGGTGTGCGAAGGTCTCTGCGAGCGGTTCGACGAGTGGGCCGAGCGCGCCACCGCGACGGTGGACGGCGGCAACGGCGACGAACCCGTCGAGTTCGAGACGTATCAGGTCGGCACGCGAGCGCCGCCGCTCGTTGAGGAGAACGAGGCGCTGCTTCGAGAGATGGCGGGACTGCCCGAAGACGCCGGCGAGCCGTTCAAGTCCGAGTTCAACCGCGAGGTCGGCAAGCGGGTCGGCCGACTCACCGACACCGCCGTCGACTTCCAGCGACCAGACGTGCAGTTCATTCTCGACGTCGAGAGCGACACCGTCGAGACCGAGGTGAACTCCGCGTTCGTCTACGGCCGGTACCGAAAGCTCGTCCGCGATATCCCGCAGACCGAGTGGCCGTGCCGCGAGTGCGACGGCAGCGGCCGACAGGGAAGACAGACCTGCGACCGCTGCGGCGGCAGCGGCTACCTCTACGAGGACAGCGTCGAGGGCCTCAGTTCCCCCGTCGTCCTCGACGTGATGGACGGCGTCGAGTCGCTGTTCCACGGCGCGGGCCGCGAGGACGTCGACGCGCTGATGCTCGGGACGGGCCGACCGTTCGTCATCGAAATCAAGGAACCGCGCCGCCGCGACGTCGACGTGGAGCGGCTCGAAGGTGACATCAACGCGTTCGCCGACGGGAAAGTCGAAGTCGAGGGACTCCGCCTCGCCGAGCACGACATGGTCGAGCGGGTGAAGAGTCTGGACGCGAGCAAGATCTACCGCGCGGAAGTCGAGTTCGACGCCGACGTGAGCGAGGCGACACTCTCTGAGGCCGTCGAGGAACTCACCGGCGCGACCGTCGAACAGTACACGCCGCAGCGTGTCGACCACCGACGCGCGAACCTCACGCGAACCCGCCACGTCTACGACGCAACCGCCGAGCGCGTCGACGAGCGGCACGCGACGGTCGAGGTCCACGGTGAGGGCGGCCTCTACATCAAGGAACTCGTCTCCGGCGACGACGGCCGAACCGAGCCCAGTCTGGCCGGAGTGCTCGGTGTCTCCGCCGTCGTCACAGCGCTCGACGTGCTCGCTGTCGAAGGCGAGGACGAACCGTTCGAGCGCGAAGAGTTTTTCAGGTGA
- a CDS encoding DMT family transporter produces the protein MSRYRNLALFLTLSVIWGTAYLAIDAGLATLPPVLFAALRYDVAGAALFAFALVRNDRWRPRTLAEWRLVAVGGLLVIGLNFAFLFSGQRYVGGAIAAIVASTAPVLTPLFARFLLPDERLDARGVVGVLLGLAGVVVVAAGGSTLGGNLVGIVLLALAAVSFAFGTVLTERYDAPLSLVPTQAWMMLVGAGFLHAVSAVLGETPPLLVTWTPAAFAALAYLALVSSAVGYVLYFDLLDRLGAVEISLVKYVVPVVTALVGWAALGESLSPGTVAGFALIVGGFALLKGGDAFDEVVRLQARVSRGYNAENVYVPDSSARRDAAFGDD, from the coding sequence ATGAGCCGCTATCGAAATCTCGCGTTGTTCCTGACGCTCTCGGTCATCTGGGGTACCGCCTATCTCGCAATCGACGCCGGTCTGGCGACGCTGCCGCCGGTGCTGTTCGCCGCGCTCCGCTACGATGTCGCGGGCGCGGCGCTGTTCGCCTTCGCGCTCGTCCGCAACGACCGCTGGCGGCCGCGAACGCTCGCCGAGTGGCGACTCGTCGCCGTCGGCGGCCTGTTAGTTATCGGGCTGAACTTCGCGTTTCTCTTCTCCGGACAGCGGTACGTCGGCGGCGCTATCGCCGCCATCGTCGCCAGCACTGCACCCGTGCTGACGCCGCTTTTCGCCCGCTTTCTGCTCCCCGATGAACGTCTCGACGCGCGGGGTGTCGTCGGCGTCCTCCTCGGGCTGGCGGGTGTCGTCGTCGTCGCCGCCGGCGGGAGCACGCTCGGCGGCAACCTCGTCGGCATCGTCCTGCTCGCGCTGGCGGCGGTGAGTTTCGCGTTCGGAACCGTTCTCACCGAGCGCTACGACGCGCCGCTGTCGCTGGTGCCGACGCAGGCGTGGATGATGCTCGTCGGCGCCGGTTTCCTCCACGCGGTCAGCGCGGTGCTCGGCGAGACGCCGCCGCTGTTGGTGACGTGGACGCCCGCCGCCTTCGCGGCGCTCGCGTACCTCGCGCTCGTCTCCAGCGCCGTCGGCTACGTGCTCTACTTCGACCTGCTCGACAGACTCGGGGCGGTCGAAATCAGCCTCGTGAAGTACGTCGTCCCCGTCGTCACCGCTCTCGTCGGCTGGGCGGCGCTCGGCGAGTCGCTCTCGCCGGGGACCGTCGCGGGCTTCGCGCTCATCGTCGGCGGATTCGCGCTGCTGAAAGGCGGCGACGCGTTCGACGAAGTGGTCCGCCTGCAGGCGCGCGTCAGTCGCGGCTACAACGCCGAGAACGTCTACGTTCCCGACAGTAGCGCTCGCCGCGACGCGGCGTTCGGCGATGACTAA
- a CDS encoding DUF4112 domain-containing protein yields the protein MSDSAETNHSETAETVSSANRATNATSTTRVAEHAETLGRLRRLGRLLDNSIRIPGTNRRIGLDPIVGLVPVVGDVPITAVSAYIVAEAAYLGVPKVTVLRMLFNLVVDAVVGSVPVVGDVFDAVWKANARNVALAEARRGDPRAEEIDRRFFTLVVGGLFVLLLALGAASTVAVLWLLGQLV from the coding sequence GTGAGCGATTCGGCGGAGACGAACCACTCCGAGACAGCCGAGACGGTGAGCAGCGCAAACCGCGCGACCAACGCCACCTCGACGACACGCGTCGCCGAGCACGCGGAGACGCTCGGTCGCCTGCGACGCCTCGGCCGACTCCTCGACAACTCGATTCGGATTCCGGGGACGAACCGCCGAATCGGTCTCGACCCGATAGTCGGTCTCGTGCCTGTCGTCGGCGACGTTCCCATCACGGCGGTGTCGGCGTACATCGTCGCCGAGGCCGCCTACCTCGGCGTGCCGAAAGTAACGGTGCTGCGGATGCTGTTCAACCTCGTCGTCGACGCCGTCGTCGGGTCGGTTCCGGTGGTCGGCGACGTGTTCGACGCCGTCTGGAAAGCGAACGCGAGAAACGTCGCGCTCGCCGAAGCGCGCCGCGGCGACCCGCGGGCCGAGGAGATAGACCGCCGATTCTTCACGCTCGTCGTCGGGGGCCTGTTCGTCCTGTTGCTAGCGCTGGGCGCGGCGTCGACGGTGGCGGTGCTGTGGCTTCTCGGTCAACTCGTCTGA
- a CDS encoding L-aspartate oxidase has protein sequence MIPTPPTDPSDSDGDVPEYEEVRVPVLVIGAGAAGARTAIALAERGVDCLVIGKRGHGDAHTTWAAGGINAALGSLDEEDDWRIHAADTYDEGHFVNDPDAVELTTKHMPDRIRELAEWGMPFDRTEDGKIDQRYFGAQSFRRTCFVGDRTGEAMLETLVSKARELEIPYRENVMVTRLLSDGARVHGAVGYDMEDGHFVLFEANRVVLAAGGYSALYDRHSSRDEENNGDGQALAYEAGADLLDLEFVQFHPTGMVQDSDWNEEWSGRLVTEAVRGEGGHLLNAEGERFMEKYSPTQMELDARDVVARAIAQEVREGRGTENAGVYLDISHHEREFIERRLPKMYERFQKLGIDLAEDAVEVAPTAHYSMGGVDIDFRTGETRIKRLYAVGETVAGVHGANRLGGNSLAETVAIGKLVGEHVADAVDESTDADPSLHPGMRTLAEREFRALADLAESDGDTTPTELLAALRAVMEDHAGILRDEASLDEGLEKLAAVRERTADLRLDGDRTNRAFEDAVDLSFMLVVAEGVLRSAKRRAESRGAHYRTDYPEKRDEWRKNVLVRRGNTGMDLRNRPVGLPSEEVQQAIDEGHELEYHHLE, from the coding sequence ATGATACCAACACCTCCGACGGACCCGTCCGACTCGGACGGCGACGTCCCCGAGTACGAGGAAGTACGCGTCCCCGTGCTGGTCATCGGCGCGGGTGCCGCTGGCGCGCGGACGGCCATCGCGCTGGCCGAACGTGGCGTCGACTGCCTCGTCATCGGGAAGCGCGGTCACGGCGACGCGCACACGACGTGGGCCGCCGGCGGCATCAACGCGGCGCTAGGGAGCCTTGACGAAGAGGACGACTGGCGAATCCACGCCGCCGACACCTACGACGAGGGCCACTTCGTCAACGACCCCGACGCGGTCGAACTCACGACGAAGCACATGCCCGACCGCATCCGTGAACTCGCCGAGTGGGGCATGCCGTTCGACCGGACCGAAGACGGAAAAATCGACCAACGGTACTTTGGCGCACAGTCGTTCCGACGGACCTGCTTCGTCGGCGACCGCACCGGCGAGGCGATGCTGGAGACGCTCGTCTCGAAGGCCCGAGAACTCGAGATTCCCTACCGAGAGAACGTGATGGTGACGCGCCTGTTGTCGGACGGCGCGCGCGTCCACGGCGCCGTCGGCTACGACATGGAGGACGGCCACTTCGTGCTCTTCGAGGCGAACCGCGTCGTCCTCGCGGCGGGCGGCTACTCGGCGCTGTACGACCGCCACTCCTCGCGCGACGAGGAGAACAACGGCGACGGGCAGGCGCTGGCGTACGAGGCGGGCGCGGACCTTCTGGATCTGGAGTTCGTCCAGTTCCATCCGACGGGGATGGTGCAGGATTCCGATTGGAACGAGGAGTGGTCGGGGCGTCTCGTCACCGAGGCGGTCCGCGGCGAGGGCGGCCACCTCCTCAACGCCGAGGGCGAGCGCTTCATGGAGAAGTACTCGCCGACGCAGATGGAACTAGACGCCCGCGACGTAGTCGCCCGCGCCATCGCCCAGGAGGTGCGAGAGGGTCGCGGCACCGAGAACGCCGGCGTCTACCTCGACATCTCGCACCACGAACGCGAGTTCATCGAGCGGCGACTGCCGAAGATGTACGAACGCTTCCAGAAGTTGGGAATCGACCTCGCCGAGGACGCGGTCGAAGTCGCGCCGACGGCGCACTACTCGATGGGCGGCGTCGACATCGACTTCCGCACCGGCGAGACGCGCATCAAGCGCCTCTACGCGGTCGGCGAGACCGTCGCGGGCGTCCACGGCGCGAACCGCCTCGGCGGCAACTCGCTCGCGGAGACGGTCGCCATCGGGAAACTGGTCGGCGAACACGTCGCCGACGCGGTCGACGAGTCGACGGACGCCGACCCGTCGCTGCATCCCGGGATGCGGACGCTCGCCGAACGTGAGTTCCGCGCGCTGGCCGACCTCGCCGAGAGCGACGGCGACACGACGCCCACCGAGTTGCTCGCGGCGCTCCGCGCGGTGATGGAAGACCACGCGGGCATCCTCCGCGACGAAGCGTCGCTGGACGAGGGACTGGAGAAACTCGCCGCGGTGCGCGAGCGGACGGCGGACCTCCGTCTAGACGGCGACCGGACGAACCGAGCGTTCGAGGACGCCGTCGACCTCTCGTTCATGCTCGTCGTCGCCGAAGGCGTGCTCCGATCGGCGAAGCGCCGCGCGGAGTCACGCGGGGCGCACTACCGAACCGACTACCCCGAGAAACGCGACGAGTGGCGCAAGAACGTTCTCGTCCGCCGCGGCAACACCGGGATGGACCTTCGGAACCGACCTGTCGGCCTGCCGAGCGAGGAGGTCCAGCAGGCCATCGACGAAGGCCACGAACTGGAGTACCACCACCTCGAGTAG
- a CDS encoding ABC transporter ATP-binding protein: MTAAIEVRDLRKRYEGVQALDGVSLTVPEGSFFGLLGPNGAGKTTFISILVGLVRKSGGTAEVFGYDVEDDYREARDAIGLAPQEFNVDRFFPIREVLEHKAGYHGIPADEARERADEVLKRVGIYEKRDTRFDWLSGGMKRRFVLARALITEPDLLILDEPTAGVDVQLRHDLWELITELNDGGTTILLTTHYIEEAERLCDEVAILDSGRIVAVDSPEDLMDRGTDRIEIQLRNPPAEAPSLVAGDGNIEDVELEDNRLVVTARQGGLVAPDVVRELDREGFEILDLEISRTSLEEVFVEMTRGEEATGDDEPAERATAAAPGAPGASGGDR, translated from the coding sequence ATGACCGCCGCCATCGAAGTCCGCGACTTGCGGAAGCGGTACGAAGGGGTACAGGCGCTCGACGGGGTGTCGCTCACCGTTCCCGAAGGCTCGTTCTTCGGTCTCTTGGGCCCCAACGGCGCGGGGAAGACGACGTTCATCTCGATTCTCGTCGGCCTCGTCCGCAAGAGCGGCGGCACCGCCGAGGTGTTCGGCTACGACGTGGAGGACGACTACCGCGAGGCGCGCGACGCTATCGGTCTCGCCCCGCAGGAGTTCAACGTCGACCGCTTCTTCCCGATCCGCGAGGTGCTGGAGCACAAAGCCGGCTACCACGGCATCCCGGCCGACGAGGCGCGAGAGCGCGCCGACGAGGTGCTCAAGCGCGTCGGCATCTACGAGAAGCGCGACACGCGCTTCGACTGGCTCTCCGGCGGGATGAAGCGCCGGTTCGTCCTCGCGCGGGCGCTCATCACCGAACCCGACCTTCTCATCCTCGACGAGCCGACGGCGGGCGTCGACGTGCAGCTCCGCCACGACCTCTGGGAACTCATCACCGAACTCAACGACGGGGGGACGACGATTCTGCTCACGACCCACTACATCGAGGAGGCCGAGCGCCTCTGCGACGAGGTGGCGATTCTCGACTCGGGACGCATCGTCGCCGTTGACAGTCCCGAGGACCTGATGGACCGCGGCACCGACCGCATCGAGATTCAACTGCGCAACCCGCCCGCCGAAGCCCCGTCGCTCGTCGCAGGCGACGGGAACATCGAAGACGTGGAACTCGAAGACAACCGCCTCGTCGTCACCGCGCGGCAGGGCGGACTGGTCGCGCCGGACGTCGTCCGCGAACTCGACCGCGAGGGCTTCGAGATACTCGACCTCGAGATCTCGCGCACCTCGCTCGAAGAGGTGTTCGTCGAGATGACGCGCGGCGAGGAGGCGACCGGCGACGACGAGCCTGCCGAAAGAGCGACCGCCGCGGCTCCCGGCGCGCCCGGTGCTTCCGGAGGTGACCGGTAG
- a CDS encoding ABC transporter permease — protein sequence MAVFPTGFKTLTRREILRFVRRPRNTFVPPLITNVLYFSVFGVILGDRVGQIAGVPYILFILPGLVVLGAISNAFENGSFSIFHGRWNEYIHETLTSPLSYSQMVWAYTISSALRGVIVGVIISAVGAVFTSVGVTKPLYLVAFAVVVTVLFASFGIVGGLWADDFDDLTMMNQFILRPLVFFGGVFYALENLPDGPLQTATLLNPMFYMVDGVRYGFLGTSEVDPNVSLAVLSFMAAAMVGVNTVLFKRGYGLTD from the coding sequence GTGGCGGTGTTCCCGACCGGGTTCAAGACGCTGACGCGCCGCGAGATTCTGCGGTTCGTCCGCCGCCCGCGAAACACGTTCGTCCCGCCGCTCATAACCAACGTCCTCTACTTCTCGGTGTTCGGGGTCATCCTCGGCGACCGCGTCGGCCAGATTGCGGGCGTGCCGTACATCCTCTTCATCCTGCCCGGTCTCGTGGTCCTCGGGGCAATCTCGAACGCCTTCGAGAACGGATCGTTCTCCATCTTCCACGGTCGGTGGAACGAGTACATCCACGAGACGCTCACCTCGCCGCTGTCGTATTCGCAGATGGTGTGGGCGTACACGATTTCGAGTGCCCTCCGCGGCGTCATCGTCGGCGTCATCATCTCGGCCGTCGGCGCGGTGTTCACGAGCGTCGGCGTCACTAAGCCGTTGTACCTCGTCGCGTTCGCTGTCGTCGTCACGGTGCTGTTCGCCAGTTTCGGCATCGTCGGCGGCCTCTGGGCCGACGACTTCGACGACCTGACGATGATGAACCAGTTCATCCTCCGACCCCTGGTGTTCTTCGGCGGCGTGTTCTACGCGCTGGAGAACCTCCCTGACGGACCGCTGCAGACCGCGACGCTCCTGAACCCGATGTTCTACATGGTCGACGGCGTCCGGTACGGTTTCTTGGGCACCTCCGAGGTCGACCCGAACGTCTCTCTGGCCGTGCTGTCGTTCATGGCGGCGGCGATGGTCGGCGTCAACACGGTGCTGTTCAAGCGCGGGTACGGGTTGACCGACTGA
- a CDS encoding universal stress protein, whose translation MYDTILVPTDGSDASFNAVEHALEIAAPHDSTVHFLHVVDVGTEMSAGASGQIAQELSDTLERQAEEALDDAVARAENVGVNHERVILEGTPDTAIVDYAEEHAVDLVAMGATGRSGISEHLLGSTTDRVTRSINAPVLLVRG comes from the coding sequence ATGTACGACACCATCCTCGTCCCCACCGACGGGAGCGACGCGAGTTTCAACGCCGTCGAACACGCGCTCGAAATCGCTGCGCCGCACGATTCGACGGTCCACTTCCTGCACGTCGTCGACGTCGGCACCGAGATGTCGGCCGGGGCTTCCGGACAGATCGCGCAGGAGCTGTCGGACACGCTCGAACGGCAGGCCGAGGAGGCGCTCGACGATGCGGTGGCGCGCGCGGAGAACGTCGGTGTCAACCACGAACGGGTAATTCTCGAAGGGACGCCTGACACCGCTATCGTCGACTACGCCGAGGAACACGCCGTCGACCTGGTCGCGATGGGCGCGACGGGTCGTTCGGGAATCTCGGAGCATCTGCTCGGGAGCACGACCGACCGCGTGACGCGCTCGATAAACGCGCCGGTTCTGCTGGTCAGAGGCTAA
- a CDS encoding cation:proton antiporter — protein MSAYDVTLIIVALALLGAVALPRLLEHRPLSFPMIYVGLGVALFSFPGVPTVDPIGNAVVTERLTELVVIVSLMGAGLKLDRPFDWRSWSSTWRLLGIALPLTIAAVALLAWGVLGLLPATAILLGAVIAPTDPVLASDIGAGAPLTEIEEEHAPEYEWGTVQFALTSEAGLNDGLAFPFTNLAIAVAAAALSAEEAWLLDWVLVDVLYKISAGVVVGYLIGEIMARTVFRAPGTLRLAEVTAGAEALAATFLAYGLTELAGGYGFVAVFVAALALRHFEWEHDYYRRLHDFAVMVERLLLATVLVLFGGALAGGLLAPLTLPLALLGLALLLVIRPFVGAVAFVGSDAPLTDRAVVSFFGIRGIGSFYYLSYALAHASFRQRELVAAAEQLWAFVGFVVLVSVVLHGVSASPIMNELDRRRERATEAGADTER, from the coding sequence ATGAGCGCCTACGACGTTACCCTGATAATCGTCGCGCTCGCGCTCCTCGGTGCGGTCGCGCTGCCGCGTCTGCTCGAACACCGGCCGCTCTCGTTTCCGATGATCTACGTCGGCCTCGGAGTGGCCCTCTTTTCGTTTCCCGGCGTGCCGACCGTAGACCCCATCGGCAACGCCGTGGTAACCGAACGGCTCACCGAACTGGTGGTGATTGTCTCGCTGATGGGCGCGGGGCTGAAACTCGACCGCCCGTTCGACTGGCGGTCGTGGAGTTCGACGTGGCGACTGCTCGGCATCGCCCTCCCGCTCACCATCGCCGCCGTGGCGCTGCTGGCGTGGGGCGTCCTCGGACTGCTGCCGGCGACGGCGATTCTCTTGGGCGCGGTGATCGCCCCGACCGACCCCGTACTGGCCTCCGACATCGGGGCCGGGGCACCGCTCACGGAGATAGAGGAAGAACACGCGCCCGAATACGAGTGGGGAACCGTCCAGTTCGCGCTCACCTCCGAAGCGGGACTCAACGACGGACTGGCGTTCCCGTTCACGAATCTGGCCATCGCCGTCGCCGCCGCGGCGCTCTCCGCCGAAGAAGCGTGGCTCCTCGACTGGGTCCTCGTCGATGTGCTCTACAAGATCAGTGCGGGCGTCGTCGTCGGCTATCTAATCGGGGAGATCATGGCGCGGACCGTGTTCCGCGCGCCGGGAACGCTCCGCCTCGCAGAGGTGACGGCGGGCGCGGAGGCGCTGGCGGCGACATTTCTGGCCTACGGTCTGACCGAACTCGCGGGCGGCTACGGCTTCGTCGCGGTGTTCGTCGCCGCGCTGGCGCTCCGACACTTCGAGTGGGAGCACGACTACTACCGTCGACTGCACGACTTCGCCGTGATGGTCGAGCGACTCCTGTTGGCGACCGTGTTGGTGCTGTTCGGCGGCGCGCTCGCGGGGGGTCTCCTCGCACCGTTGACGTTACCGCTCGCGCTGCTCGGTCTCGCGCTCCTACTCGTCATTCGACCGTTCGTCGGCGCCGTCGCGTTCGTCGGCTCCGACGCGCCGCTGACGGACCGCGCCGTCGTCTCCTTCTTCGGTATTCGCGGCATCGGCTCGTTCTACTACCTCTCGTACGCGTTAGCTCACGCGTCGTTCCGGCAGCGAGAGCTCGTCGCCGCCGCCGAACAGCTCTGGGCGTTCGTCGGGTTCGTCGTTCTCGTCTCTGTTGTTCTCCACGGGGTGAGCGCAAGCCCCATTATGAACGAACTCGACCGTCGCCGTGAGCGAGCGACGGAGGCGGGCGCCGACACCGAACGTTAG
- a CDS encoding amidohydrolase family protein, producing the protein MTVTVIRNATIHTATDEGTIEGDILIQEGKIAGVGDVAAPDDAEELDVDGAHVTPGLVDAHSHAGMAEWGEPEDGDFNEGTDSVTPHVSALDGFHPRDEELKHAFQNGVTSVSARMGSGNVVGGVICSMKTYGLTADEMLIKEDGMKAAMGENPKRFHGERKDRQPSTRPGVAATLRQALMDAEDYVARRAKASEDGEPFDRDLGMENLARVVEGDLPLRVHAHRADDIVTVFRIADEFGIEDLSIEHATEGHLVADEFAKRDVPAVCGPSLYSGAKYELRNITFESPGILHDAGVKVAIQTDAPVLPQQHLDVCVGLAVRAGLPEEAALDTVTRNAAEILGIEDRVGTLKVGTDADIAVWDGPFYEVGTSTQHVFVDGEHVFDRERDDVDPRDAYDW; encoded by the coding sequence ATGACCGTGACAGTCATCCGCAACGCGACGATTCACACGGCGACCGACGAGGGAACCATCGAGGGCGACATCCTAATTCAGGAGGGCAAAATCGCGGGCGTCGGCGATGTGGCCGCGCCCGACGACGCCGAGGAACTCGACGTGGACGGCGCGCACGTCACGCCCGGACTCGTCGACGCGCACAGCCACGCCGGGATGGCCGAGTGGGGCGAACCCGAGGACGGCGACTTCAACGAGGGAACCGATTCCGTGACGCCGCATGTGAGCGCGCTCGACGGCTTCCACCCCCGCGACGAGGAACTGAAGCACGCCTTCCAGAACGGCGTGACGAGCGTCTCCGCCCGGATGGGGTCGGGCAACGTCGTCGGCGGCGTCATCTGCTCGATGAAGACCTATGGATTGACTGCCGACGAGATGCTCATCAAGGAGGACGGGATGAAAGCCGCGATGGGCGAGAACCCCAAGCGGTTCCACGGCGAGCGAAAGGACCGCCAACCCTCAACGCGACCGGGCGTCGCCGCCACCTTGCGGCAGGCGCTGATGGACGCCGAAGATTACGTCGCCCGCCGCGCGAAAGCCAGCGAGGACGGCGAACCGTTCGACCGGGATTTGGGGATGGAGAACCTCGCGCGCGTCGTCGAGGGCGACCTGCCGCTTCGGGTCCACGCCCACCGCGCCGACGACATCGTGACCGTGTTCCGCATCGCCGACGAGTTCGGCATCGAGGACCTCTCCATCGAGCACGCCACGGAGGGTCACCTCGTCGCCGACGAGTTCGCAAAGCGCGACGTGCCCGCCGTCTGCGGTCCGTCGCTGTACTCCGGCGCGAAGTACGAACTCCGCAACATCACGTTCGAGTCGCCGGGCATCCTCCACGACGCGGGCGTCAAAGTCGCCATCCAGACCGACGCCCCCGTGCTGCCGCAGCAACACCTCGACGTCTGTGTCGGCCTCGCGGTGCGCGCCGGACTCCCTGAGGAGGCGGCGCTCGACACCGTCACCCGGAACGCGGCCGAGATTCTCGGCATCGAGGACCGCGTCGGCACGCTCAAAGTCGGCACGGACGCCGACATCGCCGTCTGGGACGGTCCGTTCTACGAAGTCGGCACGAGCACCCAGCACGTGTTCGTCGACGGCGAGCACGTCTTCGACCGCGAGCGCGATGACGTGGACCCGCGCGACGCGTACGACTGGTAG
- a CDS encoding GtrA family protein, with the protein MNTDTGRTVDSSGRQARLTRLGKFTLVGASSFVVNLVVFALITPLFWYVLAGSLSWLVANMSSYNLNRWFTFDDTERGYLRGYARHLSVYSVGFVVYLAALWLFGLLVGSYAALALATAFSGALNFVGSEFWVFSSGT; encoded by the coding sequence ATGAACACAGACACCGGACGGACTGTGGATAGTTCGGGAAGGCAGGCCCGACTGACGCGACTCGGCAAGTTCACCCTCGTCGGCGCGTCGAGTTTCGTCGTCAACCTCGTGGTGTTCGCGCTCATCACACCGCTGTTCTGGTACGTGCTGGCCGGATCGCTCTCGTGGCTGGTCGCGAACATGTCCAGCTACAACCTGAACCGCTGGTTCACCTTCGACGACACCGAACGTGGCTACCTCCGGGGCTACGCTCGACACCTCTCCGTGTACTCTGTCGGCTTCGTCGTCTACCTCGCGGCGCTGTGGTTGTTCGGACTGCTAGTCGGGTCGTACGCCGCGCTCGCGCTCGCAACCGCCTTCAGCGGCGCGCTGAACTTCGTCGGCAGCGAGTTCTGGGTGTTCAGTTCCGGTACCTGA
- a CDS encoding metal-dependent hydrolase, with product MLPWGHAALGYLLYSYGLRFRRAGPPTGLATMLALAVGTQFPDLVDKPLSWTFQVLPGGRTLAHTLFVAVPFLLAVLFVARRVDRRTVGDAFAVGYASHLLGDTLWQLSQGNVEVLAFLVWPLIPVGEPEYDYSIVEFFLQLELTAGVAFGLAVTAVGLVRWWRDGAPPLSSLGVELAATPEETTGGRD from the coding sequence ATGCTCCCTTGGGGTCACGCCGCCCTCGGCTATCTTCTCTACTCGTACGGACTCCGGTTCCGTCGCGCCGGCCCGCCGACGGGACTGGCGACGATGCTCGCGCTCGCCGTCGGCACGCAGTTCCCCGACCTGGTCGACAAGCCGCTCTCGTGGACGTTCCAGGTTCTACCGGGCGGGCGGACCCTCGCGCACACGCTGTTCGTCGCCGTTCCGTTCCTCCTCGCGGTGCTGTTCGTCGCCCGCCGAGTCGACCGCCGAACCGTCGGGGACGCGTTCGCCGTCGGCTACGCCTCTCACCTCCTCGGCGATACGCTCTGGCAGCTGAGTCAGGGGAACGTCGAGGTGCTCGCCTTCCTCGTCTGGCCGCTGATTCCGGTCGGCGAACCCGAGTACGACTACAGCATCGTCGAGTTCTTCCTCCAGTTGGAACTGACGGCGGGGGTCGCCTTCGGTCTCGCCGTGACGGCGGTCGGTCTCGTCCGGTGGTGGCGCGACGGCGCGCCGCCGCTTTCGTCGCTCGGCGTCGAGCTCGCAGCCACCCCCGAGGAGACGACCGGCGGGCGCGACTGA